In Spirosoma aureum, a single genomic region encodes these proteins:
- a CDS encoding phage holin family protein has product MLERLEEIRENIFRYLEARIELFTLETRGKVEEGVVVGIHGIVLALLSTMTIIFLFSLLAAYLNEVTNSRYMGFVIVAVFFLLLTIIWATASGFVKSKIRVAAYKAIKKSQEKKAEEKSEAIHELMEKTRASLNESSRYPE; this is encoded by the coding sequence ATGCTGGAACGCCTGGAAGAAATTCGGGAAAATATCTTCCGCTATCTGGAGGCTCGAATCGAGCTATTTACGCTTGAAACAAGAGGCAAAGTGGAAGAAGGAGTTGTGGTCGGTATTCATGGTATTGTGCTGGCACTTCTAAGCACGATGACGATCATATTCTTATTTAGTTTGCTGGCTGCGTACCTGAATGAGGTGACAAATAGCCGGTACATGGGTTTTGTGATAGTAGCCGTTTTTTTTCTTTTATTGACAATAATTTGGGCTACAGCCAGCGGTTTTGTTAAATCGAAAATACGGGTAGCGGCCTATAAAGCCATTAAAAAAAGTCAGGAAAAAAAGGCAGAAGAAAAATCAGAAGCCATTCATGAGTTAATGGAAAAAACGCGTGCGAGCCTGAACGAAAGTAGTCGCTATCCTGAATAA
- a CDS encoding GMC family oxidoreductase, with translation MTFDYIIIGAGSAGCVLANRLSVDPSLSVLLLEAGGPDKKMEIRIPAAYTKLNGTAVDWGFWTEPQLALNGRRMYQPRGKTLGGCSSTNAMAYVRGNRLDYNDWATHGGNKGWGYADVLPYFIRSEHNEQFSQLDSFYHGHEGLLNVTYATRYKTPLAGAFVKSCIQAGIRENQDYNGKEQEGTGFFQFTIKDGKRHSAASAFLKPVLSRSNLTVITHALTKQILLKNDRATGVEFITGKNQTQIATATKEVILSAGAFQSPQLLMLSGIGPVDALRQGKIAVKKELNGVGQNLQDHLFTGVSSLCSQRGVSSNFHLKPVNQLKAIGQYFLFGKGPFTVSPLEAVAFLKTDPSQDRPNLQFHFAPIHMGDDYTTDVYDLTTYPTTDGYTILPTLLKPKSVGYVGLRSNNPLDAPLIQPNYLEHEDDKMVLINGIRQALTVMQADAFDSYRLRIQTPTDYSSDDALWQHILQQLETVYHPVGTCKMGPDQDEMAVVDTNLRVRGVEGLRVVDASIMPTIVSGNTNAPVIMIAEKAADLILGKPMMKLPKHILSES, from the coding sequence ATGACATTCGACTACATTATTATTGGAGCGGGTTCAGCGGGTTGTGTACTGGCCAATCGACTTTCTGTTGATCCATCCCTGTCTGTACTTCTTCTGGAGGCAGGCGGTCCAGACAAAAAGATGGAGATTCGTATTCCGGCGGCTTATACAAAGCTGAATGGGACCGCAGTTGACTGGGGTTTCTGGACGGAACCCCAATTAGCACTTAATGGCCGCCGAATGTATCAGCCACGCGGTAAAACACTTGGAGGATGTAGTTCGACCAATGCAATGGCTTACGTCCGTGGTAACCGGCTTGATTACAACGATTGGGCGACACATGGAGGAAATAAAGGATGGGGCTATGCTGACGTTCTACCTTATTTTATCCGGTCGGAACACAATGAGCAGTTTAGTCAGTTAGATTCTTTTTATCATGGCCATGAAGGGCTCTTAAACGTGACCTATGCGACCAGGTACAAAACGCCCCTGGCTGGTGCTTTCGTTAAATCCTGTATTCAGGCGGGTATCCGCGAGAATCAGGATTATAATGGGAAAGAGCAGGAAGGAACGGGGTTCTTCCAGTTTACCATTAAAGATGGCAAACGCCACAGTGCGGCTTCAGCCTTTTTAAAACCGGTGCTAAGCCGATCAAATCTGACAGTAATCACACATGCGTTAACGAAGCAGATTTTACTAAAAAATGACCGGGCAACGGGTGTTGAATTCATAACGGGTAAAAATCAGACTCAAATAGCGACCGCAACCAAAGAAGTTATTCTATCAGCGGGAGCGTTTCAGTCTCCCCAATTGCTCATGCTTTCAGGAATCGGCCCAGTCGATGCATTGCGCCAGGGGAAAATTGCCGTAAAGAAAGAACTCAATGGTGTGGGGCAGAATTTACAGGATCATCTTTTTACGGGTGTCAGTAGCCTGTGTTCGCAACGGGGCGTTTCGTCAAATTTTCACCTTAAGCCGGTCAATCAATTGAAGGCTATAGGTCAATATTTTCTGTTCGGGAAGGGGCCATTTACGGTTAGCCCACTCGAAGCAGTCGCTTTTCTGAAAACGGACCCATCGCAGGATCGCCCCAATCTGCAGTTTCACTTCGCTCCGATTCATATGGGCGACGACTACACAACCGACGTGTACGACCTGACAACATACCCCACCACCGACGGTTATACGATCCTGCCTACCTTATTGAAGCCCAAAAGTGTAGGGTATGTCGGATTACGGTCAAATAACCCACTTGACGCCCCCTTGATCCAGCCTAACTACCTGGAGCATGAAGATGACAAAATGGTGCTCATCAACGGTATTCGGCAGGCATTAACCGTCATGCAGGCAGACGCCTTCGATTCGTACCGGCTTCGGATTCAGACACCCACCGATTATAGCTCCGATGATGCACTCTGGCAACATATCCTGCAACAGCTTGAAACAGTGTATCACCCGGTAGGCACCTGCAAGATGGGCCCAGATCAGGATGAAATGGCTGTAGTTGATACGAATCTGCGCGTTCGGGGAGTTGAGGGATTACGGGTCGTTGATGCCTCCATTATGCCAACCATCGTATCCGGCAATACGAATGCGCCTGTCATTATGATTGCAGAAAAAGCGGCTGATCTAATTTTAGGAAAACCAATGATGAAACTACCGAAACACATCCTTTCGGAGTCATAA
- a CDS encoding energy transducer TonB has protein sequence MKTFVIAFLCLMGTTGLLPSTGAFAQTHSQLVYTTVERQPEFPGGKAALSRYLAENIRFPSSLMRKNQNTGPVAAKFIVDKDGSVHDVRISTKPLDKKAQKGMEDFMTTIIAAIEQMPRWRPGEVKGEPVAVFYTLPIEVNMQ, from the coding sequence ATGAAAACTTTTGTAATTGCCTTCTTGTGCCTTATGGGTACGACCGGCCTACTTCCGTCAACGGGTGCTTTCGCTCAAACGCACAGCCAGTTAGTCTATACTACCGTTGAGCGTCAGCCTGAATTTCCGGGTGGTAAAGCTGCCCTGAGCCGCTATCTGGCAGAAAATATTCGTTTTCCGAGTTCATTGATGCGGAAAAATCAAAATACGGGTCCGGTTGCGGCCAAATTTATTGTTGACAAAGATGGCAGCGTGCATGATGTGCGGATCTCAACAAAACCACTTGACAAAAAAGCGCAGAAGGGAATGGAAGACTTTATGACAACCATTATTGCGGCTATCGAGCAAATGCCTCGCTGGCGTCCGGGTGAAGTAAAAGGAGAACCTGTTGCCGTCTTCTATACGCTGCCAATAGAAGTTAATATGCAGTAA
- a CDS encoding phosphatidylserine decarboxylase family protein: MRLHREGYTIMITTGLVLLALNLLAYFYLFSDNSTAITLLAIASLILFGLIVQFFRVPTRQLTVHESQVIAPADGTVVVIEETSEDEYFKSPRRQVSIFMSPLNVHVNRNPITGIVRYFKYYPGKYLVAWHPKSSTENERTTIVIQAANGAEVLFRQIAGAVARRIIWYVKEGQPVKQGDEMGFIKFGSRVDVFLPLDAEINVKIGDKTKGGVTVLAELK, encoded by the coding sequence ATGCGCTTACACCGCGAAGGTTACACCATAATGATTACCACAGGGCTGGTTTTGCTGGCCTTGAACCTACTGGCATATTTTTATCTATTCTCCGATAATTCAACTGCCATCACGCTATTAGCCATAGCCAGCTTAATTCTGTTTGGGCTGATTGTACAGTTTTTTCGTGTACCGACCCGGCAATTAACTGTTCACGAATCGCAGGTGATCGCACCAGCTGATGGTACTGTCGTAGTCATTGAAGAAACCAGCGAAGACGAATACTTTAAGTCTCCTCGGCGGCAGGTGTCAATCTTTATGTCGCCCTTAAATGTGCACGTAAACAGAAACCCCATAACGGGCATCGTCCGCTATTTCAAGTATTATCCAGGAAAGTATCTGGTAGCCTGGCATCCAAAATCGAGTACCGAAAATGAACGGACTACGATTGTCATTCAAGCTGCGAATGGCGCTGAGGTTCTTTTCCGACAAATTGCAGGAGCGGTTGCCCGGCGTATCATCTGGTATGTGAAAGAAGGACAACCTGTTAAGCAGGGCGACGAAATGGGCTTCATTAAATTTGGCTCGCGTGTTGATGTATTCCTCCCTCTTGACGCCGAAATCAATGTAAAGATCGGCGATAAAACAAAAGGAGGAGTCACTGTGCTGGCTGAATTAAAATAA
- a CDS encoding MBOAT family O-acyltransferase: MLFSSAIFLFLYLPTFLVIYYIIPRDWRNAFLFFASLFFYAWGETLVVLILLLSAFINFFAGRLIEQGQRKTGLLLSLIGSLSLLVYYKYANFLFNSLKSIAKLLMIPGADEINLAEIALPIGISFYTFQGISYTLDIYWGHIRANRNFLDYGTYVAMFPHQIAGPIVRYADIAPELTKRTVTIEKFGSGAERFIIGLAKKILIANTFAGVADVIFSAPTTSYSTATAWLGIVFYALQIYYDFSGYSDMAIGLGKMLGFDFKENFNYPYIAHSVQDFWRRWHISLSSWFRDYLYIPLGGNRRSRVRVYGNLLLVFFITGLWHGASWNFIVWGLYHGLFLLIERAGLSKRLLRVWPPVAHVYTLLVVLVGWVFFRIDNLSDAINYLQKMIGVGPVVTVEAFAPSYFMNIETVVILLLGILLATPIYNRFHQWWMRRAPYFPARLVSDSLYTVGLLALFVTTIMYLAADTYNPFIYFRF, from the coding sequence ATGCTTTTCAGTTCGGCTATTTTTCTGTTTTTATATCTGCCAACTTTTCTGGTTATTTATTATATAATACCCAGGGATTGGCGCAATGCTTTTTTGTTTTTTGCAAGTCTGTTTTTTTATGCCTGGGGTGAAACTCTGGTTGTGCTGATTTTATTGCTATCTGCTTTTATTAATTTCTTTGCCGGGAGACTTATTGAGCAGGGGCAACGTAAGACTGGCCTGTTACTTTCCCTGATTGGAAGCCTCTCTTTGTTAGTATATTATAAATATGCTAACTTCCTGTTTAACTCATTAAAGAGTATTGCTAAATTATTGATGATACCGGGCGCTGATGAAATTAATCTGGCCGAAATCGCACTTCCAATTGGCATTAGTTTCTATACGTTTCAGGGAATTTCTTACACCCTAGATATATACTGGGGGCATATTCGGGCTAATCGGAATTTTCTGGATTATGGAACGTATGTAGCCATGTTTCCACACCAGATTGCCGGCCCGATTGTCCGTTATGCAGATATTGCGCCTGAGTTGACGAAGCGCACTGTAACCATCGAAAAATTTGGTAGTGGAGCAGAACGATTCATTATTGGATTGGCTAAAAAAATTCTGATAGCCAATACATTTGCTGGTGTCGCTGATGTCATTTTCAGTGCGCCAACTACCAGTTATTCGACTGCAACGGCCTGGCTGGGTATTGTATTTTATGCACTCCAGATCTATTACGATTTTTCTGGCTACTCAGATATGGCTATTGGCCTGGGCAAGATGCTGGGCTTCGATTTTAAAGAGAATTTCAATTACCCATACATAGCTCATTCCGTTCAGGATTTCTGGCGTCGGTGGCATATTTCATTATCAAGTTGGTTTAGAGATTATCTTTACATTCCATTAGGAGGTAATCGGAGAAGCAGGGTTCGTGTTTATGGTAACTTGCTACTAGTTTTTTTCATAACAGGACTGTGGCATGGCGCTAGCTGGAATTTTATCGTCTGGGGACTATATCATGGTCTATTTCTGCTTATTGAGCGGGCTGGCCTCAGTAAGCGACTGTTACGGGTATGGCCACCTGTTGCGCATGTTTATACTCTACTGGTGGTCTTAGTAGGCTGGGTGTTTTTCAGGATTGATAATTTGTCTGATGCGATTAACTATTTGCAGAAAATGATAGGTGTAGGCCCAGTTGTAACCGTTGAAGCGTTCGCGCCTTCATACTTTATGAATATAGAGACAGTAGTAATACTGCTATTGGGCATATTACTGGCCACACCGATATATAATCGTTTTCATCAATGGTGGATGCGTCGGGCTCCTTATTTTCCTGCCCGGTTAGTATCTGATTCATTGTATACAGTTGGCCTGCTTGCCCTATTCGTAACAACCATTATGTATCTGGCTGCCGATACATATAATCCGTTTATTTATTTTCGATTTTAA
- a CDS encoding AraC family transcriptional regulator, translating into MEDYNKIIESLGVKFIKARNIRILQPITIKNFYDVENTLLILYNGEVSIGEDRVKVEVGDMLFIPGGKHVTVTYGDPTSSKTVSNEEFMTHRESYWEGNHDPKLIGHLPNSFGYVSFEAKVFDSVNFFNSLDVPPFIIKREDHLANTIDQILAEDMTDLAGKGRIVKIKTEEIVIEVVRYILKNRLFVEQLVTNSTYFKDPRLIDIFAYIKENLGGDLSNKVLANVANVSEDYVGQYFKMLTGINPQDYIEYQRMEAAVGLLRTSKKSIRAIGAEVGYKDTAYFCRRFKMMFGIPAGKMRRRESLMNV; encoded by the coding sequence ATGGAAGACTACAATAAAATAATTGAATCGCTGGGCGTAAAATTTATTAAGGCCCGTAACATTCGGATTTTGCAGCCGATCACCATCAAAAACTTTTATGATGTTGAGAATACACTGCTGATCTTATATAATGGCGAAGTGTCGATCGGCGAAGACCGGGTTAAGGTTGAGGTAGGCGATATGCTGTTCATTCCGGGAGGAAAGCATGTCACGGTTACCTACGGAGACCCCACCAGCTCTAAAACTGTCTCGAATGAGGAGTTTATGACGCACCGGGAATCGTACTGGGAAGGGAATCACGATCCCAAGCTCATTGGCCATCTGCCTAATTCATTTGGCTATGTGTCCTTTGAGGCCAAGGTCTTCGATTCAGTAAACTTTTTCAACTCGCTTGATGTGCCTCCGTTCATCATTAAGCGCGAAGATCATCTGGCCAATACAATCGACCAGATTCTGGCTGAAGACATGACTGATCTGGCCGGAAAAGGACGTATCGTTAAGATCAAGACCGAAGAAATAGTCATTGAAGTTGTTCGGTACATTCTGAAAAATCGTCTGTTTGTTGAGCAGCTGGTTACCAATAGTACTTATTTTAAAGACCCGCGCTTAATCGATATTTTCGCTTATATCAAGGAAAATCTGGGGGGCGATCTGTCAAACAAGGTGCTGGCTAACGTCGCCAACGTTTCTGAAGATTATGTAGGACAGTACTTTAAAATGCTGACGGGTATCAATCCGCAGGATTATATAGAGTACCAACGGATGGAAGCGGCTGTGGGCCTTTTGCGTACAAGCAAAAAGAGTATCCGGGCCATTGGGGCTGAAGTAGGGTATAAAGATACCGCTTACTTCTGCCGTCGATTCAAGATGATGTTTGGTATTCCAGCTGGCAAGATGCGTCGTCGCGAATCGCTGATGAACGTCTAA
- a CDS encoding TraR/DksA family transcriptional regulator: protein MVQEEKKRYSEEDLKEFEELIGQKLEATRSELNYIKETLSKRNDSGTDNTSGNSKLLEDGADTSERENLSQLAARLQKFTQQLDAAMVRIKNGTYGICKDTGKLIPKERLRAVPHTQQTIEAKLRQSN from the coding sequence ATGGTTCAGGAAGAAAAAAAACGCTACTCGGAAGAAGACCTTAAAGAGTTCGAAGAACTGATCGGTCAGAAACTTGAAGCGACCCGTAGTGAGTTGAATTATATTAAGGAAACACTTAGCAAACGCAACGATAGTGGTACCGATAATACATCAGGCAATTCTAAATTGCTTGAAGATGGTGCCGATACCAGCGAACGTGAAAACCTTAGTCAGTTAGCAGCTCGGCTACAAAAATTTACGCAGCAATTAGACGCGGCTATGGTACGGATTAAAAATGGAACCTACGGGATCTGTAAGGATACCGGAAAACTGATTCCAAAAGAGCGTCTCCGCGCAGTACCGCATACGCAACAAACGATAGAGGCCAAGTTGCGCCAGTCAAACTAA
- a CDS encoding SGNH/GDSL hydrolase family protein — translation MTVTKVNPTHKPPTTVPQGLPIPVFSLTNDSIAYGTKIPISATDMPSGALIEYSYDNGKAWTVGNQVPVFSSNVILARTRVNDLVSAVAQANYVPYFQRMLVIGNSIMSHGPAPELGWYNTNGMAASAPEKDFVHLLTSHLATLYPKVSIKLQNGGNFEREFGLATYSLDEFNEPLQVFKPDLIIVRIGENVDEGEVLGGRNFEKQFRALLDKFASYAQPAKIVCTTSVWPRPQADAIIRKVTLEKGYPLVDLSEMVPQSKYFASQYTNPGVAAHPNDLGMLRIADLIWQKIP, via the coding sequence GTGACAGTTACCAAAGTCAATCCCACTCATAAACCACCGACAACAGTGCCACAGGGGCTTCCTATCCCTGTTTTTAGCCTGACGAACGATAGTATTGCCTATGGCACCAAAATCCCAATAAGTGCTACAGATATGCCCTCTGGAGCCCTGATTGAGTATTCATACGATAATGGAAAAGCATGGACCGTCGGCAATCAGGTTCCCGTTTTCAGTAGTAATGTTATTCTTGCCCGAACTCGTGTCAACGATCTGGTTTCTGCAGTAGCACAGGCAAATTACGTGCCTTACTTCCAGCGAATGCTGGTTATCGGTAATAGTATTATGAGTCATGGGCCAGCTCCCGAACTTGGCTGGTATAATACGAATGGTATGGCGGCCTCAGCTCCGGAGAAAGACTTTGTTCATTTACTGACGAGTCATTTAGCAACCCTATATCCCAAGGTGAGCATTAAACTCCAGAACGGCGGTAATTTTGAGCGTGAATTTGGACTGGCAACCTATAGCCTTGACGAATTTAATGAGCCTTTACAAGTATTTAAACCAGACCTGATTATCGTTCGTATTGGCGAAAACGTTGACGAAGGAGAGGTTCTGGGGGGCCGTAACTTTGAAAAACAATTTCGCGCGTTGCTCGATAAATTTGCCTCGTATGCACAACCCGCTAAAATCGTCTGCACAACCAGCGTATGGCCGCGCCCTCAGGCAGATGCCATTATCCGAAAAGTTACGCTCGAAAAAGGCTATCCATTAGTAGACCTAAGCGAAATGGTCCCTCAGAGTAAATACTTTGCCAGCCAGTACACCAATCCGGGCGTGGCGGCCCATCCCAACGATCTGGGTATGCTACGCATCGCTGATCTGATCTGGCAAAAAATCCCATAA
- a CDS encoding MgtC/SapB family protein — MDFVIEDIISLTAALVIGGLIGAEREYHGKSAGFRTMIMICVGSALFTLISGRIGNSGDRIAANIVNGIGFLGAGIIFREDNRVKGLTTAATVWAVSALGMCVGSGHYDIAITGFVLIMCSLLLLTGLTKQIQKFNQTRDYKIVTQFRNRTLDEYETFFETCNLSPTLRHQQRIGTEIAGHWRVHGAVKNHEKCIKHLLNDPEVKEFTF; from the coding sequence ATGGATTTCGTCATAGAAGACATTATTAGCTTAACTGCTGCATTGGTTATTGGTGGCCTGATTGGGGCTGAGCGTGAGTATCATGGCAAATCAGCGGGTTTTCGAACCATGATTATGATTTGTGTTGGTTCTGCATTATTCACGCTTATCTCCGGCCGTATCGGGAATTCCGGTGATCGTATTGCTGCTAACATTGTCAATGGAATTGGCTTTCTGGGGGCCGGCATCATCTTTCGGGAAGATAATCGGGTAAAAGGTCTCACGACAGCAGCTACTGTTTGGGCGGTATCGGCGTTAGGTATGTGCGTAGGCAGCGGCCACTACGATATTGCTATTACAGGATTTGTGCTTATTATGTGTTCACTTTTGTTGCTGACTGGTTTAACCAAACAAATTCAGAAGTTTAACCAGACCCGTGACTATAAAATCGTGACCCAGTTTCGAAACCGGACACTGGATGAGTACGAAACATTTTTTGAAACGTGTAACCTCTCACCAACACTGAGGCATCAGCAACGGATTGGAACAGAAATCGCGGGCCATTGGCGGGTGCACGGAGCCGTAAAGAATCATGAAAAATGTATTAAACATCTGCTAAACGATCCCGAAGTAAAAGAATTTACCTTTTGA
- a CDS encoding SMP-30/gluconolactonase/LRE family protein has protein sequence MDEIRVLATGLRFPEGPVFDEDGCLWCVEQEGEGLFCRDSTGETLRIKTGGRPNGAAVRDGYIWFCDSGQHSIRRLNSKTKQIETIIDRIGAERLQWPNDLHFDHLGNLLFTCPGAPDDDETGYVGVYSREGLAEIIADGLNYPNGLTILPDNQTLLIGETHRQRIWQGYWDATSLSWENISVWTSVIDVPDGDSIPGPDGFTVGPDGNIYVAVYGAGVIRVFSPDGNLEKEIKLPGQNPSNCVFDPAGDLGLVVTETERGELLSLRV, from the coding sequence ATGGACGAAATACGTGTACTGGCAACAGGATTACGCTTTCCCGAAGGTCCGGTGTTTGATGAAGATGGATGTCTTTGGTGCGTAGAGCAGGAAGGAGAGGGGTTATTTTGCCGGGATTCAACTGGGGAAACCCTGCGAATCAAGACGGGAGGACGACCTAATGGAGCCGCAGTTCGTGATGGTTATATCTGGTTTTGCGATTCAGGCCAGCATTCGATTCGGCGGTTAAATAGTAAAACGAAACAAATAGAAACGATCATCGATCGAATAGGTGCTGAACGGCTACAATGGCCGAATGATCTGCATTTTGACCACCTGGGAAATTTACTCTTTACCTGCCCTGGTGCCCCCGACGACGATGAGACAGGGTATGTTGGCGTTTATTCGCGGGAGGGATTGGCCGAGATTATTGCTGACGGATTGAATTACCCTAATGGATTGACCATACTGCCCGATAATCAGACATTACTTATCGGTGAAACCCACCGGCAGCGTATCTGGCAGGGGTATTGGGATGCTACGAGTCTAAGCTGGGAGAATATCAGTGTATGGACGTCGGTTATTGACGTTCCCGATGGAGACTCGATTCCGGGGCCCGATGGATTTACGGTTGGGCCTGATGGGAATATATACGTAGCCGTATATGGGGCCGGTGTAATCCGGGTATTTTCGCCAGATGGAAACCTGGAGAAAGAGATCAAATTGCCCGGTCAGAATCCATCCAATTGCGTATTCGATCCTGCCGGTGATTTAGGCCTGGTTGTTACTGAAACAGAGCGAGGAGAATTGCTGAGCCTTCGTGTATAG
- a CDS encoding alginate O-acetyltransferase AlgX-related protein — MIAFGFGTLLLFPIIDQCLDLSAGFKSTEKRILAPFPTFRFPHVKSYIHEFDEYYKENFGWRNALFHVYSYWKLVILGQSPLPEKVVVGKHGWFYPGNSLNHAVDKHRGLLPMSQSSMHAIGQRLSHFQKQLAKHGTRLYVLVAPDSYTIYPENLPDYIHENGPSNLDLFKQYLTRHTTVPFIDIRNALRMAKKNHVVYSQTDTHWNDYGSLIASLTVVDYVKKDFPQLTDAKLSDYRVKATNGMGGDLVTMLALNKELKDSVVYRITPIPSLAARQIENTPNADMNLPSSRFIGQKPTLPKLLLIGDSFSFSMNQFIPNHFGESYLVRSNRFKMDLVQNEHPDIVVLEIVERNIDLLASY, encoded by the coding sequence ATGATTGCCTTTGGGTTTGGAACATTACTATTATTCCCAATAATTGATCAATGCCTGGACTTATCGGCCGGGTTTAAAAGTACAGAAAAGCGTATTCTTGCTCCGTTTCCAACGTTTAGATTTCCTCATGTTAAATCATATATTCACGAATTTGATGAGTATTATAAAGAGAATTTCGGGTGGCGTAATGCACTTTTTCATGTCTATAGCTATTGGAAATTAGTAATCCTTGGTCAATCGCCGTTACCCGAAAAAGTTGTAGTTGGTAAACACGGCTGGTTTTATCCCGGAAATAGCCTCAATCATGCGGTTGATAAACATCGAGGCTTATTGCCAATGTCGCAAAGTTCTATGCATGCCATAGGCCAGAGATTAAGCCATTTTCAAAAGCAACTAGCTAAACACGGAACGCGATTATATGTCCTCGTTGCTCCTGATTCTTATACTATCTATCCTGAAAATTTACCCGACTACATTCACGAGAATGGGCCGTCTAATCTCGATTTATTTAAACAATACCTGACTCGGCATACGACTGTGCCATTCATTGATATCCGTAACGCGCTGCGAATGGCTAAAAAAAACCATGTCGTTTACTCGCAAACTGATACACATTGGAATGACTACGGATCGTTAATCGCTTCGTTAACTGTTGTTGATTACGTTAAAAAAGACTTCCCTCAGTTAACCGATGCGAAGCTATCTGATTATCGAGTGAAAGCAACGAATGGTATGGGAGGGGATTTAGTAACCATGCTAGCCTTAAATAAGGAGCTGAAAGATTCGGTTGTCTATAGAATTACGCCAATTCCTTCTTTAGCCGCCCGGCAAATAGAAAATACGCCGAATGCCGATATGAACTTACCCTCTTCGCGATTTATCGGACAGAAACCTACTCTACCTAAACTATTATTAATTGGCGATTCGTTTAGTTTTAGCATGAATCAATTTATCCCGAATCATTTTGGGGAATCCTATCTGGTGCGTAGCAATCGGTTTAAAATGGACCTGGTTCAGAATGAGCATCCCGATATTGTCGTGCTTGAGATTGTTGAGCGAAATATAGACTTATTAGCGAGCTATTGA
- a CDS encoding Glu/Leu/Phe/Val family dehydrogenase, which produces MAYIEPAPIKDKENPLESMMSRFDAAARLLGISDEMYDILKVPARQVIVGLPVTMDNGAIKVFEGYRVIHSNILGPAKGGIRLDPAVNLDEVRALAAWMTWKCAVVDIPYGGAKGGIACNPRDMSAGEIERLIRQYTVAMLDVIGPDRDIPAPDMGTGPREMAWIVDEYSKAKGMTVNNVVTGKPLVLGGSLGRTEATGRGVTVAALSAMDKLRMNPYRATAAVQGFGNVGSFAAELLHERGVTVVAISDISGGYYNASGIDITAAVTYRNGNKGTLEGFSGAEKISNEELLSLAVDVLVPAAKEDVITDDNAASIQARMIVEGANGPTSASADEIINSKGILVVPDILANAGGVTVSYFEWVQNRIGYKWTLDRINRRADRVMKDAFDRVFETSQRYQVPLRLAAYIVAIDKVSSTYKFRGGY; this is translated from the coding sequence ATGGCATACATTGAACCAGCCCCAATAAAAGATAAAGAAAATCCACTTGAGTCCATGATGTCGCGATTTGATGCGGCCGCCCGTCTTCTGGGCATTTCGGACGAAATGTATGATATCCTGAAAGTACCAGCCCGACAAGTTATTGTTGGGTTGCCCGTTACGATGGACAACGGCGCCATCAAAGTTTTTGAGGGTTATCGAGTTATTCACTCCAACATTCTGGGACCAGCCAAAGGCGGTATTCGCCTTGATCCGGCAGTAAATCTGGATGAGGTTCGGGCATTAGCCGCCTGGATGACCTGGAAATGCGCCGTCGTTGATATTCCCTATGGTGGCGCTAAGGGCGGTATTGCCTGTAACCCACGCGACATGTCGGCAGGAGAAATTGAACGCCTTATCCGGCAATACACGGTTGCTATGCTCGACGTGATTGGGCCTGACCGCGATATCCCAGCCCCTGACATGGGTACAGGACCTCGCGAAATGGCCTGGATTGTTGATGAATACTCAAAAGCGAAAGGCATGACTGTCAACAACGTAGTGACAGGCAAACCATTAGTGCTGGGTGGCTCCCTTGGCCGAACAGAAGCCACCGGGCGTGGTGTTACGGTAGCAGCACTGTCTGCAATGGACAAACTGCGCATGAATCCGTATCGGGCTACAGCTGCCGTACAGGGCTTTGGTAACGTCGGTTCGTTTGCGGCAGAACTTCTCCATGAACGGGGAGTTACGGTAGTTGCCATCAGCGATATTTCTGGCGGGTATTACAATGCATCGGGTATTGACATTACGGCAGCCGTAACGTATCGGAATGGGAATAAAGGCACACTCGAAGGTTTTAGTGGAGCGGAGAAAATATCAAATGAAGAACTACTCTCGCTGGCCGTTGATGTGTTAGTGCCAGCGGCCAAAGAAGATGTGATCACGGATGACAATGCGGCTTCAATACAGGCTCGCATGATCGTTGAAGGAGCAAACGGCCCAACCTCGGCTTCAGCCGATGAAATTATTAATAGTAAAGGCATTCTGGTTGTTCCCGATATTCTGGCTAATGCCGGAGGAGTTACGGTTTCCTATTTTGAATGGGTTCAAAACCGAATTGGTTACAAATGGACGCTGGACCGTATTAATCGCCGGGCCGACCGAGTGATGAAAGATGCCTTCGATCGTGTATTCGAAACCTCTCAACGGTATCAGGTACCTCTCCGTTTAGCTGCTTATATCGTAGCGATCGACAAAGTGTCCAGTACCTATAAATTCCGTGGCGGTTATTGA